The Impatiens glandulifera chromosome 8, dImpGla2.1, whole genome shotgun sequence genome includes a window with the following:
- the LOC124913438 gene encoding transcription factor bHLH162-like translates to MDRRQIIHPSSSTLDRKIIERNRRNQMKILYSQLNSLISQQSSSYKNTMALTDQLDEATKYIKMMQTNIEELKKKRDNLMGVNNNNNSSSSSRAVEVRSPPQIEIRDLGSALDVTLTTGLDYHFMFNEIIRVIHEEGLEVVNASFSVVDGTVFHMIHSKVGEIDQIESSGVARVNERLKKFFL, encoded by the exons ATGGATCGTCGTCAAATTATCCATCCAAGTTCTTCAACACTCGACAGAAAGATCATTGAAAGAAACAGAAGAAATCAGATGAAGATTCTCTATTCTCAGCTCAATTCTCTTATTTCCCAACAATCATCCTCTTATAAG AATACAATGGCACTGACGGATCAGCTTGATGAGGCTACAAAGTACATAAAGATGATGCAAACAAACATTGAggaattgaagaagaaaagggACAATCTAATGGgggttaataataataataatagctcCTCCTCGTCCAGGGCGGTTGAGGTCCGATCACCACCACAGATTGAGATTCGTGACCTAGGGTCGGCATTGGATGTGACTTTGACCACAGGCTTAGATTATCATTTCATGTTTAATGAAATCATTCGTGTGATCCATGAAGAGGGTCTTGAAGTGGTGAATGCTAGCTTTTCAGTTGTTGATGGAACAGTTTTCCATATGATTCACTCAAAG GTTGGAGAGATTGATCAAATAGAGTCGTCTGGTGTTGCAAGGGTAAATGAGAGGCTAAagaaattttttctttaa